The Gemmatimonadales bacterium sequence GCGCGGTCATGCGCGCCCTCCCGGTCGCCATCGCGACCCGCGGTTCACCGCGGAACCTCGTGGCGGGCACCTGGCACACCGCCGCGCTGACCCATCCCGACGACCGGTGCACCTGGGGGGCCGTGGCGGTCAACGTCGCCGCGGCAGAGCTGCTGGCGGGCCGCCGGGATTTCCTCGCCGACGTGATCGAAGTGCTGCGCGTCAACGAAGCCCCGGCAGAATTGATGGCCGCCATCCGCCGCGTGCCGCTCGAGCGGCGGGAGGAGCTTCCGATCCTTGGCGACCGGGCGTGGGATGCCGTCAGCTGCGTGGAAATTGCGCTCTGGGCGGCGTGGAATGAACCGAACCTCGAGTCGGCCCTGATTTGGCTTGCCAACGCCGGGGGCGACACCGACACCAACGCCGCCGTGGCGGGCGGACTGCTCGGCGCCCGGGACGGCGAGGCGGCGATTCCCGAACGGTGGATCGCGGCGCTTCCCGAGGTGGACCGGCTCCGGACGATTGCGACCGGGCTGGTCGGGGAAGCGTGAGCGGCCTCCTCTCGCGTTTCGGCTCCCCGTGCGATATATCTCCCTTCTACCCCCGAACCTCGTCCCCGAATCGGAAGGCCCAGATCGATGACACGACGATTCCTGATGCTCTTGACCCTCGCCGCCACTCCACTCGCCGCCCAGACGGTGGACACCACCGGCACCGGCGCCCTGATCGGCGAGGCGATGAACAAGTCGCAGGTGATGACGACCCTCGAGTTCCTCACCGACGTCATCGGCCCCCGGCTGACTGGTTCGGCGGCCATGAAGCAGGCCAACGACTGGACCGAGGCGCAGTTCAAGCTCTACGGCCTCTCCGCCACGCAGGAGTCGTATGAGTACGGTGTGACCTGGGAGCGGGGTCCGATCGCGTTCAAGATCGACGCGCCGTTTCCCCGCAACCTGACCGCGCACAGCTGGGCGTGGACCGCCGGGACCGGCGGCAAGACCCTGACCGGCCCCGTCGTCCTGGTGGATGCGTCGACTCCCGAGAGCCTCGCCGTGTACAAGGACAAGATCAAGGGCGCCTGGCTGATGCTCCGCCCCGCCGCCGACATCTGGAATCCGGACGGCCCCCCGATGACCGCGGCCGACTCCGCCGCCGCACAGGCGGAGCGCGAGGCGCGGATGGCCGCGTTCCGCGCCGGAGGCCGGGACACCACCGAGGCTGGACGCCAGGCGCGGCGCCAGTTTGCGGTGGACCGCAACTACCTGCTGAAGCAGTACGGTGCGCTCGGCGTCCTGACGGATGCCGGGAAGGAATACGGCCTCATGAACATGTCGGGTTCTCCCTACAGCGTGTCGCCGCTTCCGAACGTGGTCATTGCCCACGAAGACTACGCCGGGTTCAGCCGCCTCCTGGAGCACGGTGTCACGCCGAAGGTCTCCGGCCGGGTGGACAACACGCTGGGCACCAAGCCGGTGATGCAGTGGAACACCATCGGCGAGATCAAGGGCACGGAATGGCCTGATCAGGTCGTGATTCTCGGCGCCCACCTCGACAGCTGGGACCTTGGCACCGGGACGACCGACAACGCCACCGGCTCCATGGTGGTGATGGAGGCCGCCCGGGTCATCATGGCGAGCGGGCTCAAGCCGAAGCGGACCATGCGCTTCATCCTCTTCAGTGGCGAAGAGGAGGGGTTGCTCGGCTCGGCGGCCTACGCGGCCCAGCACGCCGCCGAGGCGGACAAGATCCAGGCGGTCCTGGTGCTCGACAACGGGACCGGCATGATCACCGGCATGGCGTTGCAGGGCCGCAACCAGGATGCCCAGCTCTGGACCGACCTGCTCGCGCCTGTCGCGTCGCTCGGGGCGGACAAGGTGCGCGAGGGGAACAAGGGGGGCACCGACCACCTCTCGTTCATCCCCTACGGGGTGCCCGGCTGGAACTACGACCAGGAATCCCGCGGGTACAACCACACCCACCATTCGCAGATCGATACCTACGATCACGCGGTGCCGGGCGACCTGCGCCAGGCGTCGGCGGTGATGGCGGTGACGGCGTTCGAGCTGGCCAACCTGCCGGTGCTGCTGCCCCGCGGGCCGACCCGGGAAGTGACGCCGCGGACCATCACGCCCCCCAGCCCTGGATTGGCGGCCAAGTAGTCGCCACCGGCCGGGCGGGATATCAAAGAGCGGTGCGGGGAGTCTCCCCGCACCGCTCTTTGCGTTGGATCCTGCGGCCGCGTCAGCCGGGCGTCGGCAACGTCACGCTGCAGGTGGTCAGGAAACCGCCCCGGACGTTGTAGTCGGTTTCCACCGTGATGGTCTGGGGCGCGAGCACCTTGAAGAGGTCCTCGGCGATCTTCGCCGTGGCGTGCTCCTGGTAGATGCCGACGTTGCGGTAGCTCGTCACGTAGTACTTCAGGCTCTTGAGCTCGATGCAGGTCTTGCCCGGCACGTAGGACACCGTCAGCGTCGCAAAGTCAGGGAGCCCGCTATAGGGACAGACGGCGCTGAATTCGTCGGTGGTGGTGACGATGTGCTGCGCGGGCCCGTCGTACGGGAAGGTCTCGAGCACGGCGACGTCGACGTGCTCGGGACCCGTGAACGGGAGGGAACGGCCTTCCGGCGTGGCCATGCTACTTGTCCCGGACCATGCCGGATTCCACCCAGGCATACTTGCCGGCCGTGGTGTTCTGCGCGACAGCGTAGTTCATGACGTCCTCGTTGTCGAAGAGGGCGGCGAAGCGGTCGTCGATCTTGCGGCGCGAATTCCGCGCGAAGGCATCGGCCAGCTCGATGGGCGAGCGGTCGGCCGGGTTCTTCTTCACCATCGCCTGCGCGCGGCTGACCGTGGCGGAAATGGCGAAGAGCTCCGCACCGATCTCGACCAGCCGGCCGAGGACTGCCTGCCGCTTCTCCAGCTTCGGTCCAAACCGGATCATGGCGTGGAAGAGCGACCGGGCCAGCTTGCGCGAGCGCCGTTCCGCGTAGCGAAGGTGCGTGGCCAGCGGGCCGAACTCGCCGTAGCCGAAGCGGCCCTTGAGGCCGATCCAGAGCTTCGGGTACCAGAGGGCGTAGAAGGCCCCGGCGCGGAAGAGCGCCTTCACCTTGGTCCCGGTGGACGACTTCGGGTCGATCAGCGCGCCGGCCACCTTGAGGTGCGTGTCCACCGCCTCGCGGGCGATGAAGAGGCGCATGATCTCGCTGGAGCCCTCGAAGATCAGGTTGATGCGATAGTCACGCATCATTCGTTCGACGGGGTCGGGGCGCTCGCCGCGGCTCCGCAGGCTGTCGGCCGTCTCGTAGCCACGCCCGCCCTTGATCTGCAGCAGGTCGTCCACGATCCGCCACCCGACCTCGGAGTTCCACATCTTGGCCATGGCGGCCTCGAGGCGGATATCCACGGTGCCCTTGTCCGCCATCAGTGAGGCGAGATCGCTGACCGAGTCCATGGCAAAGGTATCGGCCGCCATCCTGCCGAGCTTCTGCGCGACGGCGTCGTGCTTGCCGATGGGGGCGCCCCACTGCTGGCGCTCCGCGGCCCAGGTGCGGGCGATCTCGAGGGAGCGCTTGGCCCCGGCGGCGCAGGAGGCGGGCAGGGTAAGGCGGCCGGTGTTGAGGGTGATCAGCGCGAGCTTGAGACCCTTGCCCTCACCCCAGATGATGTTCTCGGCCGGCACCTTCACGTTGGTGAAGCGGATCAGGCCGTTCTCGATGGCCTTGAGCCCCATGAAGTGCAGCCGCTCGACCACCTCGACGCCTGGCCAGTCGGTCTCGACGATGAAGGCGCTGATTTTCTTGCCGGTTCGCGCCATGACCACCATCAACTCGGCGATGGTGCCGTTGGTGCACCAGAGCTTCTCGCCATTGAGGATGTAGTGGCTGCCGTCGTCGGACAGGACCGCCGTCGTGGCCACGCCGGCCGGATCGGAACCGACCCCGGTCTCGGTGAGCGCAAACGCGGAGATGGCGCCCTTGGCGAGGCGGGGGAGGTACTTCTTCTTTTGCGCGTCGGTGCCGAACAGCTTGAGCGGCACCGGCACGCCGATCGACTGGGCGGCGGAGAGGAGCGCGGTCATGCTGCCGTCGTTGCTCGTCACCAGGCTGATGGCCTTGGTGTAGCTGTACTGGCTCAGCCCCATCCCGCCGTACTCCTCGCCGATCTTGAGCCCGAACGCGCCCATCTGGCGGAGTTCCTCGACGATCTCGGGCGGGATCTTGCCTTCGCGGTCGATCTTGTCGCTGTCCACCTTTTCGCGCATGAACTTCTCGAGCCGCTCCATCAGCGGCTTGGCCTTGGCCAGGTCCGCGGGGTCGGGCTCGGGGAAGGGATGGATCAGGTCGAGGTCGTAGTCTCCCTCGAAGAGCTCACGGACGAAGCTCCGTGACGACCATTCCTGCTCGCGTGCGGCCTCGGCGACGTCACGGGCTTCCTGCTCGGTCGTCTTCGGCGCGAGGTCGTTGTGGGTCGGCTGCTTGATGGCGGTTGTCATATGAGTCTCACGCTCAGCTAGGGAGTCAG is a genomic window containing:
- a CDS encoding acyl-CoA dehydrogenase family protein, whose protein sequence is MTTAIKQPTHNDLAPKTTEQEARDVAEAAREQEWSSRSFVRELFEGDYDLDLIHPFPEPDPADLAKAKPLMERLEKFMREKVDSDKIDREGKIPPEIVEELRQMGAFGLKIGEEYGGMGLSQYSYTKAISLVTSNDGSMTALLSAAQSIGVPVPLKLFGTDAQKKKYLPRLAKGAISAFALTETGVGSDPAGVATTAVLSDDGSHYILNGEKLWCTNGTIAELMVVMARTGKKISAFIVETDWPGVEVVERLHFMGLKAIENGLIRFTNVKVPAENIIWGEGKGLKLALITLNTGRLTLPASCAAGAKRSLEIARTWAAERQQWGAPIGKHDAVAQKLGRMAADTFAMDSVSDLASLMADKGTVDIRLEAAMAKMWNSEVGWRIVDDLLQIKGGRGYETADSLRSRGERPDPVERMMRDYRINLIFEGSSEIMRLFIAREAVDTHLKVAGALIDPKSSTGTKVKALFRAGAFYALWYPKLWIGLKGRFGYGEFGPLATHLRYAERRSRKLARSLFHAMIRFGPKLEKRQAVLGRLVEIGAELFAISATVSRAQAMVKKNPADRSPIELADAFARNSRRKIDDRFAALFDNEDVMNYAVAQNTTAGKYAWVESGMVRDK
- a CDS encoding M20/M25/M40 family metallo-hydrolase; protein product: MTRRFLMLLTLAATPLAAQTVDTTGTGALIGEAMNKSQVMTTLEFLTDVIGPRLTGSAAMKQANDWTEAQFKLYGLSATQESYEYGVTWERGPIAFKIDAPFPRNLTAHSWAWTAGTGGKTLTGPVVLVDASTPESLAVYKDKIKGAWLMLRPAADIWNPDGPPMTAADSAAAQAEREARMAAFRAGGRDTTEAGRQARRQFAVDRNYLLKQYGALGVLTDAGKEYGLMNMSGSPYSVSPLPNVVIAHEDYAGFSRLLEHGVTPKVSGRVDNTLGTKPVMQWNTIGEIKGTEWPDQVVILGAHLDSWDLGTGTTDNATGSMVVMEAARVIMASGLKPKRTMRFILFSGEEEGLLGSAAYAAQHAAEADKIQAVLVLDNGTGMITGMALQGRNQDAQLWTDLLAPVASLGADKVREGNKGGTDHLSFIPYGVPGWNYDQESRGYNHTHHSQIDTYDHAVPGDLRQASAVMAVTAFELANLPVLLPRGPTREVTPRTITPPSPGLAAK
- the queF gene encoding preQ(1) synthase, whose amino-acid sequence is MATPEGRSLPFTGPEHVDVAVLETFPYDGPAQHIVTTTDEFSAVCPYSGLPDFATLTVSYVPGKTCIELKSLKYYVTSYRNVGIYQEHATAKIAEDLFKVLAPQTITVETDYNVRGGFLTTCSVTLPTPG
- a CDS encoding ADP-ribosylglycohydrolase family protein, yielding MPSAPLTIAERARGALLGHAAGNALGVPTEFLGSPEAILAAFPGGVRDIIRRDTPESPFDDDVAMALLLAEELLTGDVDLERLAQRWISWLDADGRGAGVWTRTALNHIRTHGSPPSGTGGRAPNGAVMRALPVAIATRGSPRNLVAGTWHTAALTHPDDRCTWGAVAVNVAAAELLAGRRDFLADVIEVLRVNEAPAELMAAIRRVPLERREELPILGDRAWDAVSCVEIALWAAWNEPNLESALIWLANAGGDTDTNAAVAGGLLGARDGEAAIPERWIAALPEVDRLRTIATGLVGEA